TTCATCAGCGCGGTGACCTCGATCTTGTCCTCGCCCACGACCGGGGTCGAGCACCCGGTGAAGCCGAGGATCAGGGCGATCAGCAGGCCGAAGGCGAGTGCCCGCTTGCGCAACCGTGCGTTCATCAGCAGCCTCCCAGCTTGCAGGAGAGGTCGTCCGGCGGGAGCGCCGGATCCTTGAGCCACAGGTCTCCCCAGGGCCCGTTGCCGGTGGCGTTCGCCAGGTAGCGGACCGTCGGCGCCATCGTGTCCAGGACACCCTTGAGGGTCTTGTCCTGGGCGCGCAGCGTGGCCAGGACCTCGTTCAGCTGCCGCAACGCCGGGGCCATGTCGCCCTTCGTCCGCTCGATGATCTGGTCGAGGCTGCTCGCCAGCGTCGTGGTCTGCACGAGCAGGGTGTGGATCGCCTTGCGACGCGAGGTGATCTCCCCGATCACGAGGTTGCTCTGCTGCATCAGCGTGACGATGTCGGCGCTGCTGTCGGAGAGCTGGTCGGTGACGCTGCGCGCCGCCGTCAGCAGGCTGCTGGTCTGGCCGCTCCGCTTCTCGACGGCCTCGGACAGCCGGGCGATGCCGGTGAGGGCGGGCCCGATGTTCTGGCTGGACGCGGTGAGCGTCTTGCTCGTCTCGGTCAGTGCCTTCGCCAGCAGGACCGGGTCGAGCTTGTCCAGGTTCTGGGTGCCCTTCTCCAGGACGTCCTGGAGGTTGAACGGGACGGAGGTCCGCGACAGCGGGATCGTCCCGATCGTGCCGCTGCCCTGCGGGTCGACCGCCAGGTAGTGGGTGCCGAGCAGCGTCGCGACCTTCACCGCGGCGGTGCTCTCGTCGCCGAGCTCGATGTCGCCGTCCATCACGAACCCGACGCGGACCTTGTCCCCGTCCAGCTCGATCGACCGCACCGAGCCCACCGGGACCCCGTGCACCTCGACGTCCTCCCCGACCCGCAGGCCGGCGGTCTGCTCGAGCACCGCGGTGTAGGACTTCTTGCCGACCGTCACGAAGGTCGTCACCACCACCATCGCAGCGACGAGCGCGCCGACCACCAGGGCGGCGACGCCGATCTTGAACGGGTCGCGCGCCAGCCGTGCACCGGTGCTGGTCAACCAGTCCACCGCCCGGTCCAGGGTGCCCTTCTCGGCGCTCATCGGCACACCTCCGACCACGGGCCGTTCGCGCCGCCGTTGAGGTTCTGCTTGAGCGGACCGATCTTGAGGATCACCGAGCAGAGGTAGATGTTGACCGCGCTCTCGTACGAGCTCGCCCGACCGAGCGCGGCCAACGTGGTCCCGA
The DNA window shown above is from Marmoricola sp. OAE513 and carries:
- a CDS encoding MCE family protein — protein: MSAEKGTLDRAVDWLTSTGARLARDPFKIGVAALVVGALVAAMVVVTTFVTVGKKSYTAVLEQTAGLRVGEDVEVHGVPVGSVRSIELDGDKVRVGFVMDGDIELGDESTAAVKVATLLGTHYLAVDPQGSGTIGTIPLSRTSVPFNLQDVLEKGTQNLDKLDPVLLAKALTETSKTLTASSQNIGPALTGIARLSEAVEKRSGQTSSLLTAARSVTDQLSDSSADIVTLMQQSNLVIGEITSRRKAIHTLLVQTTTLASSLDQIIERTKGDMAPALRQLNEVLATLRAQDKTLKGVLDTMAPTVRYLANATGNGPWGDLWLKDPALPPDDLSCKLGGC